Proteins found in one Poecilia reticulata strain Guanapo unplaced genomic scaffold, Guppy_female_1.0+MT scaffold_125, whole genome shotgun sequence genomic segment:
- the LOC103459792 gene encoding ladderlectin-like — protein sequence MKTVLMLLVLLSAALAAPAEDKPLPAESDEAQAAAAADLADPRYNFCPDFWFMYGGHCYKFFSSPKSWHDAQEHCIGVGSHLASVANQRQYSFLQQMIQTTGQSRAWLGGFYLQNRWLWINQDGFYYTNWYHLSSVPSNPCMYMYSKYGWSNTQCAINLPFICFKNPFGC from the exons ATGAAGACCGTCCTGATGTTATTGGTTCTGCTGAGTGCTGCGCTGGCAG ctccggCGGAAGACAAGCCGCTGCCTGCAG AATCAGACGAGGcccaagcagcagcagcagcagacttGGCGG ATCCTCGCTACAACTTCTGCCCTGACTTCTGGTTCATGTATGGAGGTCACTGCTACAAGTTCTTCAGCTCCCCGAAGTCCTGGCACGATGCTCAG GAACACTGTATCGGTGTTGGCAGCCATCTTGCTTCCGTCGCCAACCAACGGCAGTACAGCTTCCTGCAGCAGATGATCCAGACCACCGGTCAGTCCAGGGCCTGGCTGGGAGGATTCTACCTGCAG AACCGCTGGCTGTGGATCAACCAGGACGGGTTCTACTACACCAACTGGTACCACCTTTCATCTGTCCCCAGCAACCCCTGCATGTACATGTACTCGAAAT ATGGTTGGAGTAATACTCAGTGCGCCATAAACCTTCCCTTCATTTGCTTCAAGAACCCGTTTGGCTGCTAA